Genomic segment of Arachis hypogaea cultivar Tifrunner chromosome 16, arahy.Tifrunner.gnm2.J5K5, whole genome shotgun sequence:
GACTGGGCGAGTGGCGGTGGCGGTGCCGTCTGCTGCCATTGGGTGGTGGAGACTGAACTATGCTCAGTGATTCCTTCACTCAGTCACAGATTAGTAAGTAACGAAGAGGGGACCGAACCTGGTCTTATTATCGTCCTAATTAATTGAAGATTATTTTGATATTTTCCTCCGTGGTTattcttttggattttttttaaataaataaaataaaaatttaatttcgaTCTGAGATAGGGATACAATACATATATCTGGTTATGATTATCTCATTTATAACATAAAAGAGATAAGTGATTAAACTATATTTATATTACGAACaacataaatattatttatatttatatattaaaattaattaccaaaaaaaatatgTTGCTGTCTAAAACTGGTTTTGAGATATAGGTCGGCGACAGTTAAAAAAGCGCTAATAATGTCTTTCTTCTGAGTGCTAAACTATAATTTCTTTCTCGTCTGGGCGGTGTGAAGAACCTGCCAAAAGAATTCCAATGTTAAAGGCAGTTtgtgattaataatattaatgaCAACTAATCCGAACTTTGTGTGTATATGATGTGATTGTGTGTAACTGTTGTGTGTTAGGTTACTTGTAGTAGTCTATTTATTCTTGAATGAGTGCTGCCATTGTGACTTCGTGAATCTTGGGATTTTAATCGAAATATAGCGTGTATCTTGTTTGGTTGATGCAAACGAGTTTGACTTGGTTTATGTATGGTATAATGTCGGACTGATTTGTGCGGTACGGATCACAACTCCCAAATTTGACTTGCTAATGTCGGAAGCAAGTTGAGCTTTTTTGTCTGAATCTCCGATGTTACGCCTATTTTACTTATATCTGAACCCCCAAACTTAGATTGCTGCCGACCCATTGGTAACAGCTACTGTTGACATTTAATGGTTATTGTACGTTTATGGTCCTTAGAACCCACTAAGGCACGTTTTGCATTAAATGATAGTGGGGTATTTTTTTGAGATAATCATGACCGCTAGGATTTTGGCTATCTAAACAGTTTTCTTGATCTGATGGCCAAGATTTGGTCGGGTTGTTTTACTTCCTTGCTAGTGTTTTACATTGGCACTCTTCAGTTTACTTTTGCTGGGACAATATACTAAGTCTAGGAGGATGACAACAAAaggttagttttttttatttcttttctgcgTTTTTCCTGAATTTTTCACCATGAAGAAACCAGAGGATAAAGTAATGAAGGTAAAAGACGACTTATACGAATGGGTGCATGCGGATGTTAAGTGTCGTACTTCCCTTCTCCAAAGTGAaaagagtttgtgtatttttaataCTGTGAACTGGGTTCGGGGTGGGTTTGGTATAGGCATCGAGCTGTTTTCCTGCAATGCATAGGACAGGGTTTGTGAAAAGAGGGGGGATTGgacttatttttatgtttataccGGTTTGTTTACTGAACTGGGTGTGAAACTTCCCTTTTCTTAATTTGAGTGTTCAGTGTTAACATAGCTTAACTGTGCTCCATCACAGTTGcacccaaattcttgggcgtttctGTGTGCTTTTGAGTGTATAATGCATTTCCTGGAAATTGCTCTTACACTGGATATTTTCTTCTCACTTTTCCAAGCGAAAGGGGTCCGTAAAGGCCTATGGATAAACTTAAGTAGTTTTCCTGGTCGCTCCATCTTTATGTTATATAAATCATCATTTAAGAGTTTCAAAGAGATATTTGCGAAGGTTCGTTCTCGTGAGACGGAATATCCGTTCTTCTTAGATTCAGAATTAGGAGAATACTTTCCCTTTTACTGGTGTCCTGAACCTATGCAGATTCTGGAAGCAGTGAGTAGGTCTGATGAAGAGGACCTGTTTTTGGATTATGTTGACTGTTTCTCTTGTGGGAAACTTTTGCGTATTGACAacgttttgaaatttgaaaatgatCCTGAAGGTTTGAAAGGATATATTGGTAAGGGATTTGATAGTTTTGTTTTGGTTTGTTACATTGTTGCCTATGTTGATGTACTCTGTTTATCGTGGGAGGAAGAGTTCCGAGTTTATCCTCGGCGAAAATGAGGTCATttttggagaagaagaaggaggggaAGGAGGTCTCAGTGAATAAGGTTGTTAAGGAGTCCAATGTTGATGCCGCTCAGTTTACTACTCACCCTCGaggtgaaaaaagaaaaagccatgaaCCTGAAGGGTCGGTTGAGGTTCTGTTTGGTGTTAACTTGGTTTTTAGTTCTAGGGTTAGAAGTGGTGTGAAGAAACAGATGTGTTTGCATGGATTTGTCTCTGGTAGTAGTGCTGAATCTGTTTGGAGTGATCAGTTTCCCTTTGCCGCCTTGGCATATAGGGTTACGCAAAACACCCAAGATGTCCAACTACTGAGGACTATTGGTAAAGAGATCATTGGGCAATATATGCAAGTAAGTTTCCTCATCGCTTGTATttgtttcctttttcaattagCTAATTGAACTTGAGTTGTTTGTAGGTTATG
This window contains:
- the LOC114925442 gene encoding uncharacterized protein, which codes for MRSFLEKKKEGKEVSVNKVVKESNVDAAQFTTHPRGEKRKSHEPEGSVEVLFGVNLVFSSRVRSGVKKQMCLHGFVSGSSAESVWSDQFPFAALAYRVTQNTQDVQLLRTIGKEIIGQYMQVMATRLLCVGRCTEMLGV